aaaaaaacccaggtaTAGCCCCAGGCACCTCCCATGAATAACAGACACTCCTGTTACTCAGGAAATTCTGGGAATTTAGAACTTAAAAGATTACCTCCCAGAAACCCAAAAACCAgacaaattttttcctttttttttcagagacagggtctcactctgtttcccaggctggagtgcaagtggcatgatcatatctcactgtaaccttgaactcctgggctcaagctaccctcctgcctcagcctcccaggtagctgggactacagccatgtgcaaccactctcggctaattttttaattttttttttctacagatgaagtcttgctttgttgcccgagttggtcttgaactcatgacctcaggcgatccttctgccttagcttccttaagtgctgggattactggtgtgagccaccacacctagcccagACAAATTATTTGTTATACAATGCTTCTGTTTCAATTTTATAATTCTAAAACATAGTGATTGCAGGCTATGGCTGCTTATTTAGAAACATTAACTATTAGTATTTCATAATTgaatgttttgtttaaaaatatttgaaaagaaattttaatcttatgtagaaaaatCTTTATTTACTAAATAAGGTTTGGCTTTTGGATTTCAtcctttatttctaatatttttatgtgacatAATTTGAATTAAGAGATTGAGGTTTGTCCACGCAAagctgaaataagaaaaatacaaagtataaaaataaataataatcaaaaaaGAGATTGACATATTTTTAGACATCAGGTTATTTTTCCTCAAAtgcaaattgaaaataaaatgctatataCATTTAAGGAAAATTTCAGACTTTTTTCTGGAAATGCAGATGTTAAGGAtaggtgttttctttttaagcacCTTAATGATGAAAGGTTTTGCATCCTGCAGTGTTAGCTCAGGAGAAGCAGATTCCATCACGAGATAATGTGAACTGTCCTGCCACTCAATCATGTTGTGACTTGATGTATTTACCCTAATTCTGAATGTATTTCAACATGTTAGTCTCTAAATTTGGAAGAGATATTACAGATGACTTCTATAATTCCAACAGCCAATGCTTTTGAGTAATTTCTGTCAAGTAATGGTGATTCTTGGCATCCAGGGCTTAGGAGGATACAGAGGAAAAGTTAATGAAATGTATGACTTTCAAAATCTGAGCATTGACTagttttcccatttttatgttGGTTGTCATTAAATGTTTCTGATCTCTTTAGGGTATCAAAAGGGGTATAATCGAGATGGCAGATCTGGTAGCTGTAACTAAATCTGATGGAGACTTGATTGTGCCAGCTCGAAGGATACAAGCGGAGTATGTGAGTGCACTGAAATTACTCCGCAAACGTTCACAAGTCTGGAAACCAAAGGTAAGCTTGCTTGCATTCTGTATCTTTCACTCTGAATGGATTGTGTATATTAGAAGACAGGATGTAAGTCCCAAACTAGACATATAATCAATCTTGCTTCTATGTGAagatgatagttttaaaaatcatgacaAAGCCAGAGTGTGTAGTCATGATTTTAAATATAATCCTTTAACCACTAGATGTCAAAAACTAGATCAGAGATGATAGATGTGATTGTAATACTTGATTTGAGCCATTTGGAAGTGATAGCAAATCCATTCTGAAAGgaaccatctttattaagattaTGGAGCAGTTTGATTATCTATATTGGAATTTGATTCCCATTATGTTTGTTGGGTGCCATTTTcagtaaggaaaataattttaattctgtAATAAGTGATGCAGTAATATTGATGTGGGCATCTTTATCTGTAGACAGACACTATGTTATTAAAGAATAAGCTGTAATCATTATAATGAGGACAATGATGACTTATCTTACTGTCATATCCCAGTTTTTCCCAATCATGTTGTCTGTATTGAGTCTGGAGCCACCTTATATATACATGCAGATGTCAGATACCCAGCTCTTCCACTTGCTAAATCAGGCAAATTTGGCAGAGAGAATTAGGCTATTTCTCAACCTAGCTTCATTTTCTGGCACTCAGGCCTCAGGGGAACCCACCTGGCATTGCCCTTGTCACAAGTCCTCTATGATGCCCCTGACCATCtgagcaattaaaataaaataaattaaattaaagtaaATCTCTGGGCTTAAAATTTGACCTTGAATCAGTGTTTTATTTCTGCTATGCACTTAGTAATCCTAGGTATATTACCTCAGAATATATATTGGTATATTTACTTTGACACAGCAATAAAATCTCACTCTTGTCAATTGCCTATTTTTGTAGACCGTAAGAATTAACTGGCAGGTATCAGCGTCCCTGTAAaaattttttctatcattttaagTAAAATGGTCTGGTTCTTCCCTTTTCGATAGGTAATTCGTATTTCTGCCCGAAGTGGAGAGGGGATCTCTGAAATGTGGGATAAAATGAAAGATTTCCAGGACCTAATGCTTGCCAGTGGGGAGCTGACTGCCAAACGACGGAAGCAACAGAAAGTTTGGATGTGGAATCTCATTCAGGAAAGTGTGTTAGAGCATTTCAGGACCCACCCCACAGTCCGGGAACAGATTCCACTTCTGGAACAAAAGGTTCTCATTGGGGCCCTGTCCCCAGGACTAGCAGCAGACTTCTTGttaaaagcttttaaaagcaGAGACTAATAAAATTCATCCTgtataataattttacatatcatttcataaattattttaatagaaaaatcacTTGTATGCTTATATTTTCAGTAATTATTGTATGGTgctcttgttttctttgtttgtgaCCCATGCTTGAAAACTTGAAGGAAGTTAGATATGAATGGCAAAAGTTAGGCAGTATTTATAAGGTACCTGTTGTATGTTACTGATAcctgtttccttctcttcttataccctggcatggtggcctgtaGGGTAGTTTTTTCTTAATAGTCAAGAACAGAGAAAGCTGAGAAGAGCAGAAAATATCTTGCactttaaaatgcttattttgaTTCCATATTATCTGAATTTCCAGAGAGGATGTAAACAAGAGTGACCATATTTTTGGAGTCCTTCTTGAAGCCAGAACAACACACAGTGGGTTGCTAAGAGCCGACAATCATAATTGACATTTAGTGTACCAGATTATTCTAAGAATTTCCGAAATTACCATGTACATGAGTAATGAAACAACTGGAATAATGTGATGATGTGAACACAATTTTAAAGTCTGCTTGTCTGGATTTGCAGgtacccttcccccaccccccaacatgATAGGTAAGAGAGCAAAAGGGAACTGGGAAAAATCAGCTACAAATAAAATGGGTGACTAATCCCCAATTCTTGGACCCATTATATTTGTAGCCGATTGGAGTAAACCCCTAAAAGACAAAGTGAGGTCAGAATGATTCAAGGATTATTCAGTTTGAAGACTACCAAAGGCTTttgcttctcttcttccttggccttttcacttcattttagtattttaaaaatcttttttcttgatGGTGAACAAGTTTTGTCCTATGCTATGGAGGAAGCATAGCACAGTGATTAAGAGCTTGGGCTCTGTAGTTGGACTATGTGGGTTTAAACTTTAAACCCAGATCAATTGTATATTAGCTATATGAGCTAATCTCTTTAAGCTTCCATTTCCTCCCTGGTAAAATGAAATTGGCAAATAACTTTCTAA
This genomic interval from Gorilla gorilla gorilla isolate KB3781 chromosome 3, NHGRI_mGorGor1-v2.1_pri, whole genome shotgun sequence contains the following:
- the MMAA gene encoding methylmalonic aciduria type A protein, mitochondrial isoform X2, which produces MLTERGHKLSVLAVDPSSCTSGGSLLGDKTRMTELSRDMNAYIRPSPTRGTLGGVTRTTNEAILLCEGAGYDIILIETVGVGQSEFAVADMVDMFVLLLPPAGGDELQGIKRGIIEMADLVAVTKSDGDLIVPARRIQAEYVSALKLLRKRSQVWKPKVIRISARSGEGISEMWDKMKDFQDLMLASGELTAKRRKQQKVWMWNLIQESVLEHFRTHPTVREQIPLLEQKVLIGALSPGLAADFLLKAFKSRD